CGTTTTAACAAGGAGGAACAAATGAAAATCAATTATTACCGGTTTTTCACTGAGGAGTGGCCCATTATTGAAGCAATTGAGAAAAAATACAATGGGAAAAAAGTGGCTGAATTAACCGGACTTGAAGGGGAACATTTGGTTGAATTCATGGGATTTTGTCAATTTGAGCGTAATTTTTTATATACTACTTCTGAATATGATATTGGAATAGCCATATTGGAAAAGTTGAAGGAATTTCAGGATCTACCCGGTAAAGAATAATTATATAGATTTTTCTCCATTAAATATGAATGACCTGGGCCTGATGCCGGAATCATTTTATTTACTAACTTTGGCAGATATATCAAATCTGGCATGCTTCATGCTAACAAATAGGTGTCTGCAAAACCTTTAAGTAAGGCATTTGTTGTATAAGTAATCACAAAAAATAAATATGATTATTGGATTCGATGCAAAAAGAGCTTTTGCTAATTATACAGGATTAGGTAACTATAGTAGGTATGTAATTAACAATTTATCTACAGCCTATCCTGAAAATGAATATCGTCTTTATGCCCCAAAAGACACCAATAATCCTGATCTTGAATCACTCCGGAGTCAAAAAAATATTGCATCTGTATTCCCTAAAGGAATAAATAAATATTTTTCTTCACTGTGGAGAACCAAGTCCATCGTACAGGATTTGTTTAGGGATAATATTCAGCTTTATCACGGCTTAAGTAATGAACTACCGGCAGGATTGGACAAGAAAGGGATCCGGTCGATCGTAACGATTCATGATCTCATTTTTTTAAGGTTTCCCGATTATTATAAGGCTATTGACCGGGCTGTCTATAAGCGAAAATTCAGGTATGCGTGCCAGAAAGCCGATCATATTGTTACAGTAAGTGAATGTACCAAAAACGATGTTATCTCTTATTTTGATATTGACCCCCAAAAAATCAGTATTATTTATCAAGGATGTGATACTTTGTTCCATCATACGGTTTCTAATGAAGAGAAACAACGTATCCGGAAAAAATATCATTTGCCGGAAACATTTATGTTAAATGTGGGAACAATAGAATCTAGAAAAAACCTCATGTTGGCAGTCAAATCTTTACTTCATCTGGATGAATCTATTCACCTGGTTGCCGTAGGGAGGGAAACGGCCTATGCCGAGCAAATAAAAAACTTTGTCACAAAAAATAAACTGGAAAAACGTGTGCACCTCTTTTCAGGAGTTCCATTAACAGATCTTCCGGCTTTTTACCAGACCGCATCTGTATTTGTATATCCTTCTTTCTATGAGGGATTCGGCATTCCCATCATTGAAGCATTGTATTCCGGTGTTCCTGTAATTGCAGCTATTGGCTCATGTTTATTGGAAGCAGGTGGTCCGCATTCTATTTATGTTGACCCTGACAATGATGAAGAGCTTGCTAAAAATGTAAAAAAAATACTTTCTAATGACACTTTTACTTCAAAAATGATCACTGAAGGTAAAAAACATGCCATTCATTTTGACGATCACCTTCTTGCCGATCAAATGATCACTTTATATAAAAATGTGCTGGAAGGAAGATCGTACCTGACAGCCCCTTTTGAGTACCTAAAATCAAATAATTAATACAATTTTTTAGCATAAATTAAATTTTTGTATACCTTTGCGCCCGGATTTTGTCCCATGGTGTAATGGTAGCACTACTGAT
This window of the Bacteroidales bacterium genome carries:
- a CDS encoding glycosyltransferase family 4 protein, with protein sequence MIIGFDAKRAFANYTGLGNYSRYVINNLSTAYPENEYRLYAPKDTNNPDLESLRSQKNIASVFPKGINKYFSSLWRTKSIVQDLFRDNIQLYHGLSNELPAGLDKKGIRSIVTIHDLIFLRFPDYYKAIDRAVYKRKFRYACQKADHIVTVSECTKNDVISYFDIDPQKISIIYQGCDTLFHHTVSNEEKQRIRKKYHLPETFMLNVGTIESRKNLMLAVKSLLHLDESIHLVAVGRETAYAEQIKNFVTKNKLEKRVHLFSGVPLTDLPAFYQTASVFVYPSFYEGFGIPIIEALYSGVPVIAAIGSCLLEAGGPHSIYVDPDNDEELAKNVKKILSNDTFTSKMITEGKKHAIHFDDHLLADQMITLYKNVLEGRSYLTAPFEYLKSNN